TGACAGCTTGGAAAACCTGCGAGGAGATCTCGACTTGCTGGAGCTAGAGTCCGCTAGGGAGAGCCTAACAGGTCTCGCTGTGGATGGCGAATTGGGACTCGCTCGCGATCTACTCCTCTTCGCTGCCGAAAAAGGGATTTCCATCCTCAACCGACAGCATCCGTTACCTGTACCCAAGGAGCTGATTTCGAGATTTCGCCACTACTGGCTGCTTCGAAACAGGCCCGGAGGGCTGGAAGAATGCGTAGCCTTCTTCACCTGATCGCTTTCAGCATCGACGCGACGTGCGACTTGTCCCCAAACAATTCGTCGTGCACGCCAGCAACGAAACCGTCTCCATCAATCAAATACGTTATGCGTTTGGTGACCCCAATAATTGGCATTCGAGCATCATAGAGTTTAGCTACCTCTCCGGAAACGTCGGCTAATAGTTCGAATGGCAAGGAATGTTTCGCCTTAAACTGCAAATGCGACTCGATCGAATCCCGGCTCACCCCGAAAACTGGAATGTCCGTTTGCCTCAACTCCGCAAACTCATCTCGAAATGAGCAGGCCTCTTTGGTACAGCCCGGAGTGAAGTCCTTGGGATAAAAATACAATACCCAACGTTTCCCATGCATTTCTCGCGAGACGAAGGTATCTCCACTTGTGGAGGGAAGTTCGAATTCGGGTGCTTTTGTTCCAATTTTTAAGGCCATATCAACACAGGATTTTTTCCACAGCCTCTACGGTTTCAACGGGCTCTTTGCATGCAAAGTCTTCACAAATAAAAACCTTGGCTCCACCTTCCGAAACACTCTCCAACATCGGTGCTAGCTTCGAGTTGCCACTAAGGATACTTGGAATCCCTTCCCTTCTATCTAGAGCGACAAACGCACTGCCTATATCCCGATGTCGGTGAATCGTCGAAGTGAAGCTTTGCCACGAGTCGGTGCCGCGCTCTCCTATCAAAACAATCTGCTGATCCGAATCGAGGAATCGCGAGGCCGCTACAAGCATTTGAGGCATAGCTCGCGGGGCTCGTTTCCACTGGAAGCCAAATGCCTCCACTGTTCGCCTACCACGCTCTCTGAACTCATCATCATCTAGCAAACTCGCAAACTTCAGCTGCGCCATGGCTGCGAGAGAACTGGCCGCTGGCTCTGATCCGTCGTAATCGTCCCGCAGCCTAACCAACAAATTCTCGTCTCCTGATTCCGTGGCGAAATATCCACCCCTCTTGTGATCCAAGAAACGGTGTTCCAACTCTTCAAGAAGCTCGCGTCCCATTTGGAGCCATTTGACCTCCGACGTGCTTTCGTAAAGATCCAAACAAGCGCAGGCAAACGCTGCGTAGTCCTCCGCGAACCCGTTCTGATTTCCGCGACCATTTCGAAAAGCTCGTGCAAGGCTACCAGTCGCCTCCTCCCGCATCGACGCGAGTAAAAACTCTGCTGCATCGGTCGCTAATTCCAACGCCGGTTCGTATCCGCATCTTTGATATACCTTGCAAGCTCCCGAGATCATCAAGGAACTCCATGACAGCAGAGTCTTGTCATCCAAAAGCGGGCGAGGCCGCTTGATCCTCTTATCGAAAAGTTTTTTTAGACCTGCCTCGATAACACGAGCCACTTCAGATTCCGTTTTGCCAAACCGAGCCGCTAGCCCCTTGTCGCCACGAATCCGCATAAGCGTGTTCATTCCCGTCAATTCCCCGTGAGGATCCGATTCAGGGCGAGCATTGCCTTCTGACTTAATATAAAAAGCCTCAGCGAACAGTTCAAAATCGGATCCTAAAAGAGATTCGATTTCCTGCTTCGTCCAGACATAAAACGCGCCCTCCCCGTGTCGAGTGGGGTCCTCTGGCAGAGAGCTATCCGCATCCTCAGCCGCGAAGAGCTGACCGAGCTCCCCTCTTAAATCGCGTGATACG
This genomic interval from Pelagicoccus albus contains the following:
- a CDS encoding peroxiredoxin; the protein is MALKIGTKAPEFELPSTSGDTFVSREMHGKRWVLYFYPKDFTPGCTKEACSFRDEFAELRQTDIPVFGVSRDSIESHLQFKAKHSLPFELLADVSGEVAKLYDARMPIIGVTKRITYLIDGDGFVAGVHDELFGDKSHVASMLKAIR
- a CDS encoding thioredoxin domain-containing protein, which codes for MPDPNKISLNDLARSRSPYLLQHADNPVQWREWGEAAFAEARRRDVPIFLSVGYSTCHWCHVMAHESFEDAEIAQTLNELFVNVKVDREERPDVDRIYMSYVQATAGQGGWPMSVWLTPDLKPFYGGTYFPPTDNYGRVGFTTLIDRIGTLWSEDKATLLGYGEKSRELLQENAGHHQLEGIAEAGDAIEMCLEELNTDFDEEWGGFGRAPKFPMPGYFNILLEKSARRSKTKWLNLITSSLDKILDGGIWDHVGGGLHRYSVDQYWHVPHFEKMLYDQGQMSGVLAEAFRISGSARYAKAACQIIDYVSRDLRGELGQLFAAEDADSSLPEDPTRHGEGAFYVWTKQEIESLLGSDFELFAEAFYIKSEGNARPESDPHGELTGMNTLMRIRGDKGLAARFGKTESEVARVIEAGLKKLFDKRIKRPRPLLDDKTLLSWSSLMISGACKVYQRCGYEPALELATDAAEFLLASMREEATGSLARAFRNGRGNQNGFAEDYAAFACACLDLYESTSEVKWLQMGRELLEELEHRFLDHKRGGYFATESGDENLLVRLRDDYDGSEPAASSLAAMAQLKFASLLDDDEFRERGRRTVEAFGFQWKRAPRAMPQMLVAASRFLDSDQQIVLIGERGTDSWQSFTSTIHRHRDIGSAFVALDRREGIPSILSGNSKLAPMLESVSEGGAKVFICEDFACKEPVETVEAVEKILC